Below is a window of Rhea pennata isolate bPtePen1 chromosome 2, bPtePen1.pri, whole genome shotgun sequence DNA.
ACCTCATGTGCTGCTAACAAATGCTGGAGGAGGCACTGATTCAGTTACCAAGCCTGCTGCCTTGCTACTAATACATCCTATGTATATGAAAAGCTGATAATATGACTGATATAAAATTACtagaatatttatataatttttgtttgttccctGTTTAGGGCATGCGCAATATCAACAGCCCCAAGGTGTTAGGCATCTGCAGCTGTCATCTAGACCAAGAAGGGCTAGCTAGCAATGCATGATTAcagtattttcaagaaaaatgttttgtgtttgtgaggtAGAGGGTAAAAGAAGTGGCATAAATTTGTGGCATAATGCAGGGCAAGGTATGAATCATCCACattacatttgtatttgtaaaaaatGGTAGGACAGgagaggaaagacagagaaaggtaAAGAAGTGACATTTATGACAATTTCACTCACTAAAAATTACATCATTTGTCATGCACGGAAAATAGAAGAGAATTCTGTGGGGCCACTCGCTGCAAGGCAGTGGGCTTGGACGTCTCCTTAGACACTTTTAAACAGTGGGATGTTGCTGTGAATCCTTCAATGTTTTTAATGCTGGAAAGATATAGACATACACAGACACCTCTAGATGGGAAGAGGATCAGCAGCTACAAATTCTCTAAGAATTAGGCCAGTTTTATTTGCAATCTCTGATCATAGCCTTTTAGACAGAGCTTCCTCAGAAGCTTCAGTGGTGAAAAACGTATAATCCATCTGGTCTGGTGGAAGTGGATGGGTAAAAGTGATACTTTTAGGGCTATTAGCTCAGTGGAGGTTATGATTTGAATGAGACAACATCCTCAGAAAACCCCTGCACAGATTTTACCCAAGGCAGGTTTATGGAAATGCAGAGTGAGAGGTCGTGGCCTGGGAAGGCTGCTACGGGCCAATGCAGGGGCTCGTGGCAGCTGTCGCTGAGTTTGAGGTGTGTCCTCTGCCGTAAGCGCAAAGCTGCGTCTCTCCTAGACAGAAAATATAGCAGAAAGCACTTTGTGTCTTGACAACGCTTAAGAGAAACACAAGACACATGACCTGGCTTCCTTAAAGCCTTCACAGCAATTAGAAGCTTAATTATAAAATGAAGATTACAGAATGCTTCAGCATTTGTTCTTCTCCATGGCCCGCAGACAGCCTTTAACATACCTGTACAGGTTATGTCCCAAACATTTAGATATTATAGATTACTAACTTGGCTCTTCTTACTGGGTACCATGTAGGACTTCCCTTGCACCTGAATTAAAGTACACTGGTATatattcctttcatttctttgattctgtctgcatttttatgTGGTGAAGCCTTTTTAAtagacaagaaaatatttaagagtgGTGTGAAGTAATCTCGTTTGAAAGGGAGGCAACTTTCAGCGCCTGTGAATGACTGTTGGCATTGAAAAACCTCATCAGGTTCACATGCAGCGGGACAGACAAAAACAGATCTTTGTCCTCTGGCTTAGAGCCTTGCTTCTGGGAAACTACAGGAACAGCCTTGTTTCTTTTTAGCAAATCTTAGTGCTTGGACAACAGTATCAGTCATCTGCTCACAAGCAAGGAGTGCTACTATAAAAAGTGGGTTTGCACTACCTAAATCAGAGGTatgaggaaaagcagcaaggaaaaaaagagaaatgagataAGGAAGGTGAAATGCCGTGGATGACTGAAATAACCCCAAACCTACGCCCAAGGAGTTAATGATGTTTGAACAGTGCTGTGTTCCCTTGGCTGGTCCTGTTGCTTATGGATGAGAAAATTAAGGGTTAATGTATGACCGAACATTACTTCTCTCCGGGCTGGTGTCGGCTGCTTTGCCCTAAATGACAGGTCTCTCCAGAAGCCCAGCTGTTGCCATGTAACTTCAAGAAATGAATGGTGACTTTTGTCCAAAACAAAACCTGTGTATGACGATTACTGTTTTTGCGCTGAGCACTGCTTTGGCTTGGAGCTACAGCAGCCTTGCAAATTCATGAGTACCACTTGTGTCATGTCTTAGGCTTAAAAGGCATCCTGTTTTCACTAGTCTGTCTTcaacttttgtttatttttcaaatactttctcTTTAACAAGCCACAACAGAATCCAGTGCACATTATCTGCTTCAGTCAACTGGGGATATGGAATATCTGTATCCTAGAAAGACCCAAGAAGGCCTTGGGCAGAAAACAATTCCTGACAAGTAAAACACGTTAATAGATTTAGTCTCCTTTATGCTTGGCCTGGATTAGTCCTGCATGCTCTAAAATAACTTCATAGCACAGAATACTGGGGTTATGTCTCCAAAACATTCCTAAGGTTTGACATGTTGGGCTCTCCATATTTCATAGTCACACACACAGACCTAGCATCAATGTGTCTGATATCTCTTCAACTCATCCCAGGAGGTTCATGTTGCAGAGTGCAAAGGGCTCCCCATGCAATTCCTGTTTCCAGCAAGCAAATATACCCGAATCTTTCTGCAGATGAACAGCACCTACAACCTGGCAAGTGAGCAGTTTATGAAGCAAATATGTCACCCCTACAACTCCTTATGTTCATAGGGTCCTTTCATGTCCCCTGTAACACTGAGGCAGTTCAAAAAGTTCAAGAAGGGTCAAAACACAAAGGTTGAAAGCTGCTCAGGCTCCTCAGAGGTGCTTACGCTCAGAAGTGGCCAGTCACCGCAGACCGCACTAGGACGTAGTCTAGTCTCTCGCCAGGCAGCTACAACAGAGAGGCGGCATTTGCTTCAGCAGGATTTACAAACCGTGGTGCAAGGTCTGGTGTTCCCGTGGGAGCTGGCTTGCAGGCAAACCCTGAATCGCTTATGGTAGCCCAAGCGAGCTGCCACCAGCCATGCGCATGGCAACAGCGGAGACccaggcgggggggggggcaatggGCTGCCCCGGGGGGAGGGAACCATAAGCTGCCCCCGGGGGGGGACCACAAGCTTCCCAGGTAGGGGACCGCAGGCTGCCCCTGGGGGACCACAGGCTGCCCTGGGCAGGGGAGCGTGGGCTGCCCTAGGGGGATCACGGGCTGCACTAGGGGGATCACGGGCTGCTCCGGGTAGGGGAGCACGGGCTGCCCCGGGTAGGGGATCACGGGCTGCTGCGGGTAAGGGACCGCGGGCTGCCCCGGGTAGGGGAGCAcgggctgccccgggggggccgcgggctgCCCCGCGGAGGGGGCGCCCCAGGcggcgctggcgctggggcGGGCCGCGCTCGGCGTTGCGCGGGGCAGgtggcgggggcggcgggggcgcgggcccggccccAGCCGCAGCCCCAGCCGCAGctcccgcccccgcgccgcgctgccctccccgACGGGCTCTATATAAGCGGCCGCAATGGCTCTGGCGGCAgaggcgggcggcgccgcggggaggccgggcAGGGACCATGCTGCCGGGCGGCGGGCACCGCCTGCCCCTGCggctgcccctgctgctgctgcccctgctgtGCCAGGCAAGTGCGGGCGCCCCGGGGGAGCGGGCGGGGGGAAgccggccgccgggccggccccgTGACCGGGCCCTCGGGGCCGCCTTGTCCCCGCAGGTGagcggccgggagccggcctGCCCGCGGCCGTGCGGCGGGCCGTgcccggcggagccgccgcgctgcgccccgggGGTGCCCGCCGTCCTGGacggctgctcctgctgcctggtGTGCGCCCGGCAGCGCGGCGAGAGCTGCTCCTCGCTGCTGCCCTGCGACGAGAGCAGCGGCCTCTACTGCGACCGCGGCCCCGACGACGGCGGCGCCACCGGCATCTGCATGGGTAGGTGGCGGCGGTGGCGCGGCCGCGGAGAGGCTCCGCCGCTGAGGGGCTTCCGCGGCTGCGGagcgggcccggggcggggggcaaCTGTGCCGCCTTTCCCCCGCCCTGCAGCCGCCCGGGCTGCGCGGCCCCGCAGGACGGGGCGgcccgctgcgccgcgccgcgagTCACCGGCGTCGCGGGtgccccggggcggcgcggagcgcgggAGCGTGTCCGGAGAGCGGGTGTCGCTGCGGCGGCCCCTGGGTCTGCTGATGCTCCCCCACCCCGGGGGGACCGCACCAGTGACACCCGGCCGCCTTCCTCCCTAGTGCTGCACGGGGACAACTGCGTCTTCGACGGGACGATCTACCGGAGCGGGGAGACCTTCCAGCCCAGCTGCCGCTACCAGTGCACCTGCCGCGACGGGCAGATCGGCTGCCTGCCCCGCTGCAACCTGGACCTGCTGCTCCCCGGCCCCGactgccccttccccaggaAGGTCGAAGTCCCCGGAGAGTGCTGCGAGAAGTGGGTCTGCGACCCCAAAGACGAGGTGCTTTTGGGAGGTTTTGCCATGGCCGGTGAGGAAGTGTAAATTAACACAGTCGTTGCGAGGGGAAGGTGATATCGTACCGGAAATGTCAATGGGGTTATCATACCTTCGTGGCGCAGgttttttccaatttcttttttttttttttttttttccttttctcgtCTACAGTGACTAGGGAGTATACCAGTGGGTATgagtaaaagcagaattttataaGCTGAAGAGAAGATACTCCGAGGATGAATATGCatagcagtttttaaaagtaattaagtTAGGGCCCAGTTTTGGAAATGCTATTTATCTGATTCCACTATGAGTAGAATAAAACAGGGACCAGCTCGTAATCCTCCAAACATTATCTCCCCCCAAAAATCaaagctgcagccttgcaagtTGTTCTGCAAGAATATATTACATCACAAATACCATTCAAACAGCCTGGTTTACAAGagacctttttttcctgaaattcccCAGCTATTACTAGTGGTCAGCATGCTAGCTAAAATGCCAGCAAATTCCTGTCTGTCTGTGCTAGAGCTCTCATCATTATTGCTGGCATTAAAAGCATTACAAAGTACTTGGAGAAGCAATGCTTGTAGGCACAGTTAGTGGATCTGAAAATGATCATCCCATTCCAAAACACAAAACTCATAAAGTACTGTTTTCCCCAGTCTCCTCTTACTGGTTTGTGTCTCCCTTCCCTTTAAATTAAACTGTCAGGTTAACATGAATTTacaaaagctgcttttactGGGAGTTAAAGCCACTGCATTCTCTCCCGCTCACTGCTCTGTGTGATCTTAAGCAGTTAGTTATGCCGCAATGCAGCTAAtccatttggggaaaaaaaaaaaagaaggatccAGGACGATAAGCTCTAATAAATTTGCAGAATGCTGTGAAACATCAGATGTGTGGCACATAAGACAAATGAACACGTTGTCAATTTGTAGcatctttcctctgttttttgaCAGTGACAGGCTAATCCATAACATGCCTATAGGTGGATTACCTGCATTCTTTTTGGCAGTGGTCATCCCTCTTGGATGTCCTCCTTTTGGAGCTTTACCTTGCAAAGAGCAGCTGTGGAGAAGCTTATCAGCAAGAGCCTTGGGGTCAGGCGGGGGGTGACAGCTCACTGCACTTGACTGGCTCCGTCATGTTGGCTTACTCTGTTTACTCCTATGATAACTGCTGTACCAAACTATAAGGTTGGCAGTATTTGCACAATGCAACTTAAATACTACCAGGAGGGTAGAACAATGATCAGAGGTGGTGATTGCTTTGAGTGGCTGTGCTAACTCCTGAAATTACTTTacttcctcctttcctcaccCTGACTGTAATCTGTCAATAATTGATCAGGTTGGGTTACTATGACTGTGGGAACAAAGCACTTTATCTATTAGTTTATAGAAATCATACAACCACTCTCAAATCATATCTAATATCAATATTTTTGAGACTTAGAGCAGATTTATGATGTATTTTTGTtaagaagaacaagaaataaagaGTTATTAAAGTGGATTACTAAATTTGGTTAACAAATTGACAGTAGTTCTTCCCATTATGGACTTGACTGGACAGAAACCAACTTCGTTCTCTAATTCAGGTTGTGGTAGAAAGGCAGAAATTTATTCTATTGATAACACTGACATGCACTATCTGTGATCTTTAGATGTAGAAAGTCGCTATCCAGAGCTCCTAAAAAGGCAACTTTTAAAGTGACTAAGACATGTCAAAATTGTGgatatcagatttttttttctcatctcacTTGTGTTGTCCCAAATGTAGAAGAGTTCAAACATATACTGGATTCTCACATTAAGTCTTTCTTGTAATAGAGTTCTGTGGGGTTTTGTCTCCAGCGTACAGACAGGAGGCGACACTCGGGGTCGATGTGTCCGATTCAAGCGCCAATTGCATTGAGCAGACAACAGAATGGAGTGCTTGTTCCAAAAGCTGTGGCATGGGCTTTTCCACCCGGGTTACCAACAGAAATGAACAGTGTGAGATGGTGAAGCAGACACGGCTTTGCATGATAAGACCTTGTGAAAATGAAGAGCCATCTGATAAGGTATGATGACAGCAGTGACAGGGAAGCAGGGCCTCTTCCAGCAGGGTTCCAGCGTTGCGTATTTCTGTCTAGAGTGCTCCAGATACAAGCGGATGCAAATACACCATATAGCATGTGTGCAGCAACAGTGCTTCTGGAAGGCATTAGACTTGCCTGTATGTTCAGCAGCATTACACTGCATGTGCATATCATTTGCGCCATCCCAGCTGGATCAGATGTATTGCGTGTGCTGGCTGTCTTGGCTCATGCAGTCTAACATCTCCCATAAGTGCCATTTTGCTCCTTGCATGTGTACTTCAGAGCTGCTCCAGTCGTGAGGAATGGATGTGTCATATTTCTAGTCTATTGAGCATCCTGAAACTGCAGACAAATGTAAAACCTTGCAAAAAGCATTTGGCTAAATTGAGCCTTATCTTAATCCTCATAGAGctttttccaaaaacaaatcCACCACTGACTCTTCAGGTGCTATAAGTGTGTATCTAAGTGAGCAGCCCTTTTTGCTGCTTCTACACATTACACATTCTCACTGTCAATGAGAATAACATGTAGCTACAGAAGAGGGCCATCAGTGTATATAGTGTCCTAGATGATGGAAAACGTGCTGAAACCTTTGCAGGACACTGCAGTTTTGAACAGTGTGTTGAAAAGGATGTGAAACATTTGGAAAGAGTTGGGGACAATAACAAGACAAGAATGATAAGAGGTCTAGAAAACATGTTCTGCTGGGAAAATTTTTTTGATTGATTGAACTCATACCAAAAGCAAGATGATGGAGATGAGTTCTCATAACCATGTTCAGATATTTCAGCCTGTTCTGGGTTCATGGTGGATGTGACAGAAAGTGATGAGTTTAGATGGCACAAAAATTAAGACACGAGCAGAAATCTGAGCAGTAAGAGGAGTGAACTATTAGGATTGTCTAGGGCAGTTGTGGAGTCTGTCACTGGAGACTTCCAAGAACAAGTTAGACATGAAACGTATGCTAATAATGACATGTAAGGCTGATCCTGCCTTGAGTCACAGGAATGGGCAATGACTTTTGAGGTTCCTTTTGgccctcttttcttcctgaaccTAGTCCTATATCTTACTTATTT
It encodes the following:
- the CCN3 gene encoding CCN family member 3 — translated: MLPGGGHRLPLRLPLLLLPLLCQASAGAPGERAGGSRPPGRPRDRALGAALSPQVSGREPACPRPCGGPCPAEPPRCAPGVPAVLDGCSCCLVCARQRGESCSSLLPCDESSGLYCDRGPDDGGATGICMVLHGDNCVFDGTIYRSGETFQPSCRYQCTCRDGQIGCLPRCNLDLLLPGPDCPFPRKVEVPGECCEKWVCDPKDEVLLGGFAMAAYRQEATLGVDVSDSSANCIEQTTEWSACSKSCGMGFSTRVTNRNEQCEMVKQTRLCMIRPCENEEPSDKKGKKCVRTKKSLKTVRFEYKNCTSVQTYKPRYCGLCNDGRCCTPHNTKTIQVEFRCPHGKVLKKPMMLINTCVCHSNCPQSNNAFFQPLDLASSEAKI